In Rattus rattus isolate New Zealand chromosome 9, Rrattus_CSIRO_v1, whole genome shotgun sequence, a genomic segment contains:
- the Heatr9 gene encoding protein HEATR9 translates to MGHEKQADFSQFPKPMFNYRWLDYRNRNKKFRKAMAPVHLPLSCYKLPKEAFPPSPECWREHPSRPNATPCLHLKKQPDLITHWSTLYDQRKERESKKMFWRRRNLTRWRKGTNGCLCPFSHSSQLSNLHVSISKLTLKPKVERSLLDATKDPLKWQRLKELTNSLNSPQEDEQCYAAYALGSLGVNKKFVMESLKQAARTGSAKVKAEIYKALAILGCVDKSVIKALTKQLMEQKESQRLETLVVLRVTLNAWAAVPKSKRPKFGNEEKLVPLLQTLIDKSLNEEESLEAALCLGFLRPSNSMVQQFLIQCLCQGSMRQRMKALRMLVKMMNVHSAAITRAILDQLHSNVIDDRLEATQMLKTIGLEKIQAQGLEELTFDLLKKKMHNEPFQVMRQAVSETVDVLKMKPLIMKLMEEQLMSPDVTERQEAIISLGALGFRNEQVFHLLLDMLDADETKTVKKSIQETLLTWASRNPWIRNKLTNKVFFVYDVPKTVTVEPTRFQKKPESLDNLCITDFRQVKLSTLSIAKSCNKLGEKLEAPAFSFYFSKPKKEMPKATGPWEPKIRQQLRSLVLSENRFVSGV, encoded by the exons TTGCCAAAGGAAGCATTTCCCCCAAGTCCAGAGTGCTGGAGGGAGCATCCAAGCAGGCCAAATGCCACGCCTTGCCTCCACCTCAAAAAACAGCCCGATCTCATCACACACTGGAGCACCCTCTATGACCAACGCAAAGAGCGGGAGTCAAAAAAGATGTTTTGGAGAAGAAGAAACCTTACAAGGT ggaggaaggggactaATGGCTGTCTGTGCCCTTTCTCGCACAGTTCCCAACTATCAAACCTACATGTCTCTATCAGCAAGTTGACTTTAAAGCCTAAGGTGGAACGCAGTTTGTTAGATGCCACCAAAGACCCCCTGAAGTGGCAAAGACTAAAG GAACTTACCAACAGCTTGAACTCTCCACAAGAGGATGAGCAGTGCTATGCAGCCTAT GCTTTAGGGAGCCTGGGCGTCAACAAGAAGTTTGTCATGGAATCACTGAAGCAGGCG GCTCGAACTGGTTCAGCAAAAGTGAAGGCCGAGATCTATAAAGCCCTAGCCATCCTAG GTTGCGTGGATAAGTCTGTGATCAAGGCTCTCACCAAACAGTTGATGGAACAAAAGGAAAGTCAAAGGTTGGAGACCCTGGTGGTGCTACGAGTAACGCTGAACGCCTGGGCTGCTGTGCCTAAGAGCAAG AGGCCAAAATTCGGAAATGAGGAAAAGCTGGTGCCTTTGCTGCAGACTCTGATAGACAAGTCACTGAATGAAGAAGAATCCTTAGAGGCAGCCCTGTGCTTGGGTTTCCTCAGGCCCAGCAACAGCATGGTCCAACAGTTCTTGATACAATGTCTGTGCCAAGGGTCCATGCGCCAGAGGATGAAG GCACTGAGGATGCTGGTCAAGATGATGAACGTTCACTCAGCTGCTATCACCAGGGCCATTCTGGATCAGCTACACTCTAACGTCATTGAC GATCGCTTGGAAGCCACCCAGATGCTCAAGACCATTGGGCTGGAGAAGATCCAGGCACAGGGACTGGAGGAACTCACATTTGACCTGCTCAAGAAGAAAATGCACAATGAACCCTTCCAA GTGATGAGGCAGGCGGTGTCTGAAACAGTGGATGTGCTCAAGATGAAGCCTTTAATAATGAAACTAATGGAGGA GCAACTGATGAGCCCAGATGTCACTGAGCGCCAAGAAGCAATCATCTCTTTG GGTGCCCTGGGGTTCCGCAACGAACAGGTGTTCCATTTGCTGCTGGACATGCTAGATGCAGATGAGACCAAGACCGTGAAGAAGAGC ATACAAGAAACACTACTTACTTGGGCCTCAAGAAATCCATGGATCCGAAACAAGCTGACCAACAAGGTTTTCTTTGTGTACGACGTACCGAAGACTGTGACGGTAGAGCCTACGAGGTTCCAGAAGAAGCCAGAGAGCCTAGACAACTTGTGTATCACAGACTTTCGACAGGTTAAGCTGAGCACTTTGTCTATAGCCAAGTCCTGCAACAAGCTAGGGGAAAAGCTAGAGGCACCTGCTTTCTCATTCTatttctccaaaccaaaaaaggaGATGCCAAAGGCCACAGGGCCTTGGGAACCAAAAATCAGGCAACAACTCCGGAGCTTGGTGTTGTCTGAAAATAGGTTTGTTTCTGGGGTCTAA